CGTGGCCAAGCGCCTCGGCGATCGGGTGAACCACTGGATGACGATCAACGAGCCGCCGGTGATCCTGGGTCTCGGTTATCAGGACGGTGTCTTCGCCCCCGGTCTGAAACTCTCCTACGCCGAGTGTTTGGCGGCTGCGCACAACCTGTTGCGCGCCCACGGCAAGGGCGTGCAGGCCCTGCGCGCAAACTGCGTGGGACCGCAGCAAATCTCCATCGCGCACACCTCACGGGAACCGATCCCGGCGAGTGACTCGCCGGCCGATATCGAGGCGGCCCGCGCCCGCTATTTTGGCTGCGTTGCCGAGAACATGTGGAACCTCGCCTGGTGGGCGGATCCGATCGTGTTGGGTCGTTATCCGGAGGATGGTCTGGAGCGCTTCAAGGAGCACCTGCCGACGATCACCGACGCCGACATGAAGCTCATCTCCGAGCCGATCGACTACCTCGCCTACAACTGCTACTCGGGCTACAAAGTGAAGGCCGGGGCGGACGGCGTGGCCGAGGTCATCACCGATGGTCACGGCATCGGCAACCCGCGCGGCACGCTGCCGTGGCTGAGCATCGCGCCGGAGGCGATCTACTGGGCGGCCCGCTGGCAGACCGAGCGTTACAAGCTGCCGCTGGTCTTCTCGGAAAACGGCTTCTGCAACACCGACTTTGTGCATCGCGACGGCAAGGTGCACGACAGCCAGCGCATCGAGTTCATGCACCACTACCTTACGGCCATCGGTAAGGCGATCGACGACGGCGCCGATGTGCAGGGCTACTTCTACTGGTCGATCATGGACAACTTCGAGTGGGCCGAAGGTTACAAGGACCGTTTCGGCATCGTGCACGTCGATTACCAGACGCAGGTGCGCACCCCGAAGGACTCGTTCTACTGGTATCGCGATCTCATCGCGCGGGGCGGTCAGCTCGACTGAGCGACTGAACCGGTTGAGATATTTTGTATGGCGGGTGGCACGTTGTTGCCGCCCGCTTTTTTTTACCCGCCGAGCACGGTTTTCAGCATCTTGCTGAGTTCGGCGATGCGGTAGGGTTTGGTGAGGTAACCGCAGAAACCCATTTCGAGGAACTGGCGGGCCATCTCGTCGTTGTCGTAGCCGCTGGA
This portion of the Actomonas aquatica genome encodes:
- a CDS encoding GH1 family beta-glucosidase; amino-acid sequence: MSFPSEFTWGAAAAAYQIEGAWNVDGRGPSVWDTFSQTAGKVFENHNGNVACDHYHRWREDIGLMKQLGIKAYRLSLSWSRILPQGTGEVNEAGLKFYDDLINGLLEAGIQPWVTLFHWDLPQALQDQGGFTNPAIADWFGDYATIVAKRLGDRVNHWMTINEPPVILGLGYQDGVFAPGLKLSYAECLAAAHNLLRAHGKGVQALRANCVGPQQISIAHTSREPIPASDSPADIEAARARYFGCVAENMWNLAWWADPIVLGRYPEDGLERFKEHLPTITDADMKLISEPIDYLAYNCYSGYKVKAGADGVAEVITDGHGIGNPRGTLPWLSIAPEAIYWAARWQTERYKLPLVFSENGFCNTDFVHRDGKVHDSQRIEFMHHYLTAIGKAIDDGADVQGYFYWSIMDNFEWAEGYKDRFGIVHVDYQTQVRTPKDSFYWYRDLIARGGQLD